The Bacteroidetes bacterium SB0662_bin_6 genome has a segment encoding these proteins:
- a CDS encoding acyl carrier protein: protein MANPIAEKVTSIIVEKLGVEESDVVSDASFTNDLGADSLDTVELIMEFEKEFDITISDEEAETIATVGDAVNYLEEKVS from the coding sequence ATGGCGAACCCGATCGCAGAGAAGGTCACATCCATTATCGTGGAGAAGCTGGGCGTTGAAGAGTCCGATGTCGTTTCCGACGCTTCGTTCACGAACGACCTCGGTGCGGACTCGCTTGACACGGTTGAGTTGATCATGGAGTTCGAGAAGGAATTCGATATCACCATTTCCGATGAGGAAGCAGAAACCATCGCAACGGTGGGCGATGCGGTGAATTATCTCGAGGAAAAGGTTTCGTAA
- the recJ gene encoding single-stranded-DNA-specific exonuclease RecJ, with translation MTCRWILRPVPSEDAVKDIGQQLNNLPEALSRALILRGVDTFDSARAFFRPGISGLHDPFLMADMHAASDRVAQAIRDKERIVVYGDYDVDGTTASALLVSSLRSLGGDVGFFVPNRFEHGYGLSRSGLDEAARLGARLIVAVDCGVTASEEARYAREKGMDLVVCDHHTPKGELPDAEAVVDPKRTDCPYPFKELAGCGIAFKLLQGVLVKLERDPEAATEFLDLVAVATASDMVPVEDENRILLALGLERLRQKPSSGLRALAAVANISLPSCTASEVVFRMAPRINAAGRMSTAEKAIDLLLAEDPATAEHCAKELDTLNTYRREIDQKTLEAATKLAERQITSKMRHTLVLHHNDWFPGVIGIVASRLVERFHRPTILLGTIDGVATGSARSIGGINIFEALRECEDLLVKFGGHAFAAGLSLEISNLPALQERFDEAVGKVVTPEVLQPSIQVDALLPLHEIDRRFLAVLKQFEPFGPGNDRPVFQANRLLPVRPPRKVGKDNQHLKFVVRPQEQSEKGSPLEVIGFGMGGRFDILEQCLQEQQPFDMLFSVKENFWNGHTQTQLQAKDIRRSAPPA, from the coding sequence ATGACCTGTCGCTGGATTCTCCGCCCTGTCCCTTCCGAAGACGCTGTCAAGGACATCGGGCAGCAACTGAACAACCTCCCTGAAGCGCTTTCGCGCGCGCTCATCCTCCGGGGGGTCGACACCTTCGACAGTGCACGCGCTTTCTTTCGCCCCGGAATCAGCGGTCTGCATGACCCGTTCCTCATGGCGGATATGCATGCCGCTTCGGATCGCGTAGCGCAGGCGATTCGGGATAAGGAACGCATTGTGGTGTACGGGGACTATGATGTGGACGGCACGACCGCCTCGGCACTGCTTGTTTCCTCGCTTCGCTCGCTGGGGGGAGATGTCGGTTTCTTTGTTCCGAACCGGTTCGAGCACGGGTACGGACTGAGCCGCTCGGGCCTTGATGAGGCGGCCCGGCTCGGCGCACGGCTCATTGTCGCGGTGGACTGCGGCGTCACTGCCTCGGAAGAAGCCAGATATGCGCGCGAAAAAGGGATGGACCTCGTTGTTTGCGATCACCACACGCCGAAGGGCGAGCTTCCCGACGCCGAGGCCGTGGTGGACCCGAAGAGGACGGATTGCCCGTATCCCTTCAAGGAGCTCGCCGGGTGCGGCATAGCCTTCAAACTGCTGCAGGGCGTGCTGGTGAAACTGGAGCGCGACCCGGAAGCCGCCACGGAGTTTCTGGACCTTGTCGCCGTCGCAACAGCCAGCGATATGGTCCCGGTGGAAGACGAAAACCGGATACTTCTGGCCCTCGGCCTGGAGCGGCTCCGCCAAAAACCCTCTTCCGGACTGCGCGCGCTGGCCGCGGTGGCGAACATATCTCTCCCTTCCTGTACGGCTTCCGAGGTCGTGTTCAGGATGGCCCCGCGCATCAACGCTGCCGGGCGTATGAGCACCGCTGAAAAAGCCATTGATCTCCTCCTGGCAGAGGATCCGGCAACGGCGGAACACTGCGCGAAAGAACTGGACACGCTCAATACCTACCGCCGGGAGATCGATCAGAAAACCCTCGAGGCCGCGACGAAACTCGCGGAACGCCAGATCACGAGCAAGATGCGCCACACTCTGGTCCTGCATCACAACGACTGGTTCCCCGGCGTCATCGGCATCGTGGCTTCCCGGCTGGTGGAACGCTTTCATCGCCCCACGATTCTTCTCGGGACCATAGACGGTGTCGCCACGGGTTCCGCCCGGTCGATCGGCGGCATCAATATCTTTGAGGCCCTCCGAGAATGCGAAGACCTGCTGGTGAAATTCGGGGGACACGCCTTCGCCGCCGGATTATCGCTGGAAATTTCCAATCTGCCCGCGTTGCAGGAGCGGTTCGACGAAGCGGTAGGAAAGGTGGTTACCCCGGAAGTGCTTCAGCCCTCCATACAGGTGGATGCGCTTCTCCCCCTGCACGAAATAGATCGCCGGTTCCTGGCCGTGCTCAAACAGTTCGAACCCTTCGGGCCCGGAAACGACCGCCCGGTGTTTCAGGCCAACCGGCTGCTTCCGGTCCGGCCGCCGCGCAAGGTCGGCAAGGATAATCAGCATCTCAAGTTCGTGGTGCGGCCACAGGAACAGAGCGAAAAGGGCTCTCCTCTGGAGGTCATCGGCTTCGGGATGGGGGGGCGATTCGATATACTGGAGCAATGCCTGCAAGAACAACAACCCTTCGACATGCTCTTTTCCGTGAAAGAAAATTTCTGGAACGGGCACACACAAACCCAGCTCCAGGCAAAGGATATCCGGCGCAGCGCCCCGCCGGCGTGA
- the fabF gene encoding beta-ketoacyl-ACP synthase II — MPKERRVVITGMGALTPLGNSVDAFWEAMMRGESGAAPITLFDPESFPTKFACELKGFDARQVLGSKAVNRLDRFAQFALVAAEQAVHDAGLDEDLPQDVKDRIGVVFGSGIGGLETFQKQTSIHLDKGPRRISPFFIPMMIPDIASGHISMKYGFRGPNYCIVSACATGNNNIGDAYMLIRQGQADAMLSGGSEASVTELGVGGFNALRALSTRNDDPAGASRPFDAGRDGFVLGEGAGALVLEELNHARNRGARIHAEIIGVGMSADAYHMTAPDPEGDGAALAMHSLFRDAGLKGEEVDYLNMHGTSTPLGDVAETKAVKHVFGDHAYAMSLSSTKSMTGHLLGAAGAVEAIAAILAIMHDRIPPTINFEEADPACDLDYTFNEPKDRTVRVAVSNAFGFGGHNTSVAFRKFDE; from the coding sequence ATGCCAAAAGAACGCAGAGTTGTAATCACGGGGATGGGCGCCCTGACCCCGCTTGGAAACTCCGTAGACGCTTTCTGGGAAGCCATGATGCGGGGAGAAAGCGGAGCGGCCCCGATCACCCTGTTCGACCCGGAATCTTTCCCAACGAAGTTCGCCTGCGAACTCAAGGGGTTTGACGCCAGGCAAGTCCTTGGGTCGAAGGCGGTGAACCGCCTGGACCGGTTCGCCCAGTTTGCGCTGGTCGCGGCGGAGCAGGCCGTGCATGATGCCGGCCTGGACGAGGACTTGCCGCAGGACGTGAAGGATCGCATCGGGGTTGTTTTCGGAAGCGGCATCGGCGGATTGGAAACCTTCCAGAAGCAAACATCGATTCATCTCGACAAAGGGCCCCGCCGCATCTCTCCCTTCTTCATTCCGATGATGATCCCGGATATTGCGAGCGGGCACATTTCGATGAAGTATGGTTTCCGGGGGCCGAACTACTGCATCGTTTCTGCGTGTGCCACGGGCAACAACAACATCGGGGACGCCTATATGCTGATCCGGCAGGGCCAGGCCGACGCGATGCTTTCGGGAGGCTCGGAAGCCAGCGTTACGGAACTTGGCGTAGGCGGGTTCAATGCGCTCCGGGCCCTCTCGACGCGAAACGACGACCCCGCCGGAGCCAGCCGTCCCTTTGACGCCGGCCGCGACGGATTCGTCCTTGGCGAAGGCGCCGGGGCGCTCGTTCTCGAAGAGCTGAACCATGCCCGGAACCGGGGCGCGAGGATTCACGCCGAAATCATCGGTGTAGGCATGTCCGCCGACGCGTACCATATGACGGCACCGGACCCCGAGGGAGACGGCGCCGCACTGGCCATGCACTCCCTCTTCCGGGACGCCGGCCTGAAGGGCGAAGAGGTGGACTACCTGAATATGCACGGCACATCCACGCCTCTCGGCGATGTGGCGGAAACGAAAGCCGTCAAGCATGTGTTCGGCGACCATGCCTATGCGATGAGTCTGTCTTCCACGAAGAGTATGACAGGCCACCTGCTGGGCGCCGCCGGTGCGGTCGAAGCCATCGCGGCCATCCTGGCGATCATGCATGACCGCATCCCGCCCACCATCAATTTCGAGGAAGCCGACCCGGCGTGCGACCTCGATTACACCTTCAACGAGCCGAAAGACCGTACGGTACGGGTTGCCGTCAGCAACGCGTTCGGGTTCGGCGGCCACAACACGTCCGTGGCTTTCAGGAAATTCGACGAGTAG
- a CDS encoding DUF721 domain-containing protein, which translates to MPRSGASRPLGDVLEVLIDRMKIRDRLEEAKVVDTWQQLVGPEVCAVMDGARVRGRKLFVTITSAACRQEMHLDRSGWRDRLNKQLGAERIEEIVFR; encoded by the coding sequence ATGCCCCGATCCGGAGCATCCCGCCCCTTGGGCGATGTCCTCGAAGTCCTTATTGACCGGATGAAAATCCGGGACCGGCTCGAAGAAGCGAAGGTGGTGGATACATGGCAGCAGTTGGTCGGGCCGGAAGTGTGCGCCGTCATGGACGGAGCCCGGGTGCGGGGCCGGAAACTCTTCGTCACGATCACGAGCGCTGCCTGTCGTCAGGAAATGCATCTCGACCGGTCGGGGTGGCGTGATCGCCTCAACAAGCAACTCGGCGCTGAACGCATCGAGGAGATCGTGTTCCGGTAG
- a CDS encoding MFS transporter: MRRKIRDPLRNPRNKPLSDRSPRDSLILFALWLMVFSASSQVIIISPILPRIAEALAVQDSLLGTLVTSYAVMLAIFALVTGPISDKIGRRRILLIGTGFMAACLYLHGLADTYASLLAVRALAGAAGGALSGAAVAYVGDYFPYDRRGWANGWVMSGIAVGQVVGIPLGTLLAEFGDYRWPFLMFAVTMTGAFLLIWRAVPQPDVQRDVRRLSVGRAVSDYIGLCRRPVTRNAAIVYFLTFLGVGLYLVYLPAWLESGLDVRGEAIATLFLFGGLAHVVAGPTAGKLSDRVGRKPLILWSCFGLAVVMPLMTWLVSDMWTASLLFTTAMLLLALRISPLQSLLSALVPSNSLGMLMSFAIASGQVGIGISGAMAGLAYARYGYWSNTLLAIAAVLIMAIMVWRGLPEPRKTAPSH, encoded by the coding sequence ATGCGCCGGAAAATCCGCGATCCGCTCAGGAATCCCCGCAACAAGCCATTGTCCGACCGTTCTCCCCGGGATTCCCTGATCCTGTTCGCCCTGTGGCTGATGGTGTTCTCTGCCAGCAGTCAGGTGATCATCATTTCGCCCATTCTGCCTCGCATTGCCGAGGCGCTGGCCGTGCAGGACTCGCTGCTTGGTACGCTGGTCACCTCCTACGCGGTGATGCTTGCCATTTTTGCGCTGGTGACCGGGCCGATCTCCGACAAAATCGGGCGCCGCCGGATTTTGCTGATAGGGACCGGTTTCATGGCGGCGTGCCTGTATCTGCACGGCTTGGCCGATACGTATGCCTCCCTGCTCGCCGTGCGTGCGCTGGCGGGTGCAGCGGGCGGCGCACTGAGCGGAGCCGCCGTCGCGTATGTAGGGGATTATTTCCCGTACGACCGGCGGGGGTGGGCCAACGGATGGGTGATGAGCGGGATAGCAGTCGGACAGGTGGTCGGCATTCCGCTTGGGACGCTCCTTGCGGAATTCGGCGATTATCGCTGGCCGTTTCTGATGTTCGCGGTGACTATGACGGGTGCTTTTTTGCTGATATGGAGAGCGGTCCCGCAACCGGACGTGCAGCGTGATGTGCGCCGCCTTTCCGTAGGAAGGGCCGTCTCGGATTATATCGGCCTATGCCGCCGCCCCGTGACGCGGAACGCCGCTATCGTCTATTTTCTGACGTTTCTCGGGGTTGGCCTGTATCTCGTTTATCTTCCTGCCTGGCTGGAGAGCGGTCTGGACGTACGCGGGGAAGCGATCGCGACGCTTTTTCTGTTCGGCGGCCTTGCTCATGTCGTGGCCGGGCCTACTGCCGGGAAACTATCCGATCGGGTCGGGCGCAAGCCGCTCATACTCTGGTCGTGCTTCGGTCTGGCGGTCGTGATGCCCCTGATGACCTGGCTGGTGAGCGATATGTGGACCGCCTCTCTGCTTTTCACCACAGCCATGTTGTTGCTTGCCCTGCGCATCAGCCCGCTTCAGTCGTTGCTGAGCGCACTTGTTCCCTCGAACAGCCTGGGCATGTTGATGAGTTTCGCCATTGCTTCGGGGCAAGTCGGGATTGGCATCAGCGGAGCGATGGCCGGTCTGGCCTACGCGCGCTACGGCTACTGGAGCAATACGCTGCTTGCCATCGCCGCGGTTTTAATCATGGCGATAATGGTCTGGCGCGGCCTGCCGGAGCCGCGGAAGACAGCCCCTTCGCATTGA